The following are encoded together in the Hippoglossus stenolepis isolate QCI-W04-F060 chromosome 12, HSTE1.2, whole genome shotgun sequence genome:
- the zic2b gene encoding zinc finger protein ZIC 2b: MKRTAGVARHNGLVSPLGNNNSGASSIVSPHRAASIPASADSGAGGGMDGLVDFSKGPVVKTELVCKWIDRTSSRQRLGRTATSVCDQTFSSMHELVDHVTTEHVAAGLESLSHVCMWDECLRGGKAFKAKYKLINHIRVHTGEKPFSCAFPNCGKMFARSENLKIHTRTHTGEKPFQCEFCERRFANSSDRKKHSQVHTASKPYDCKALGCTKSYTHPSSLRKHMKVHVKMSPTSEPHDPYDSIPHQLQQPHQALLEPLNLKMNRLSPSLANRNAEFPLLTNHELGISSASEVDHKLLLRSSSPMAMPLDLSLSGLKSQLAQKQQSGRTPRRSQRSVNPALPQLSNIKEWYVCTRTTAPHFPLLHPDHIKSEPSDDEEYVT; encoded by the exons ATGAAGCGGACGGCTGGAGTGGCCAGGCACAATGGCCTCGTCTCTCCGCTGGGGAACAACAACTCCGGAGCTTCGAGCATCGTATCACCGCACAGAGCCGCTAGCATCCCCGCTTCTGCCGACAGCGGTGCCGGCGGTGGGATGGACGGCCTGGTGGATTTCTCCAAAGGCCCCGTCGTCAAAACCGAACTGGTGTGCAAATGGATTGACCGAACTTCTTCGAGACAGAGGCTCGGGCGGACGGCGACGTCCGTCTGCGACCAAACTTTCAGCTCCATGCACGAGCTGGTGGACCACGTCACCACCGAGCATGTAGCCGCGGGGCTGGAGAGCCTCAGTCACGTCTGCATGTGGGACGAGTGCCTGCGCGGCGGGAAGGCGTTCAAAGCCAAATACAAACTCATCAACCACATCCGCGTGCACACCGGAGAGAAGCCGTTTTCATGCGCGTTTCCCAACTGCGGCAAGATGTTCGCACGCTCCGAGAACCTCAAGATccacacgcgcacgcacactg GTGAGAAGCCATTCCAGTGTGAGTTTTGCGAGCGACGCTTCGCCAACAGCAGCGACCGGAAGAAGCACTCACAGGTCCACACAGCGTCTAAGCCCTACGACTGCAAGGCGCTTGGTTGCACCAAGTCCTACACCCACCCCAGTTCCCTGCGCAAACACATGAAGGTTCACGTCAAGATGTCACCTACCTCTGAACCCCATGACCCATATGACTCCATCCCTCatcaactacaacaacctcatCAGGCTCTCCTCGAGCCCCTCAACCTTAAAATGAACcgtctctctccatcacttgCCAACAGAAATGCAGAATTTCCACTTCTGACTAATCACGAACTGGGTATTAGCTCAGCCAGCGAAGTGGACCATAAGTTGCTGCTGCGAAGTTCGTCCCCAATGGCAATGCCTCTGGATCTGTCTTTGTCGGGCCTGAAAAGTCAGCTGGCCCAGAAGCAGCAGAGTGGAAGGACCCCACGTAGGAGCCAGCGCTCAGTCAACCCAGCCTTACCTCAGTTGTCTAACATTAAAGAGTGGTATGTCTGTACCAGGACTACAGCACCacactttcctcttcttcacccaGACCACATCAAATCAGAACCTAGTGATGACGAGGAGTACGTCACGTAG